TATTGGGTGAAGACGAACTGTTCTCATCTTTATTTATATAGCCACCTGCGGGGAGTAAAGTCGATGGATATCAGACTCATTAATATTGGTTTTGGGAACATTGTCTCTGGTAATCGCGTAATTGCGATTGTCAGCCCAGAGTCAGCACCTATTAAGCGTATCATCACCGACGCCAGAGAGCGGGGCGAGCTGATTGATGCCACCTATGGTCGGCGAACTCGAGCCGTGATTGTGACCGATTCGGGCCACGTCATTCTCTCGGCGATTCAGCCAGAGACAGTGGCGAACCGTTTCTTGCTCAACAAAGACAGTCGAGACGAAGATGATTAGGCGGCTCTGTCATTGCATGCGTAATTAAGATGTCGGGGCTTCTCGTGGTCTTAACTGGACCCAGTGGTGTTGGTAAGGGGACATTGCTGCAGGCTCTCCTGCAGCGTCACCCAGATATCTATGTCTCTGTTTCGGCGACGACCCGCTCGCCGCGTCCCGGTGAGGTAGATGGTCAGCACTATTACTTTTGGACGCCTGAAAAGTTCCAGGCCATGATTGCAGCGGGAGCATTTTTTGAGTGGGCGCAGTTCGCTGGGAATTTTTACGGTACTCCGCGCGCGCCGGTCATGCAGCGAGTTGCTCAGGGGCAGCGGGTGATTTTAGAAATTGAACTGGAGGGGGCTAGACAGGTGCGGAAAACGGCCCCGGATGCCTTCCAGATTTTCATTTTGCCGCCCTCTGTGGAGGAGCTAGAGCGGCGCATTCGCGATCGCGGTCAGGATGATGAAGGTGCGATCGCACGTCGTCTTGCCCGAGCAAAGGTGGAGCTGGCTGCCGCCGATGAGTTTGACCTGCAAATTATGAATGATGATCTACCGACGGCCCTTTCGGCTCTGGAGTCAGCCCTTTTGGGTTCGCAGTAGTGCTGGTCTCTTACCCTGATGTTTCGCAATTGCTGGCTGACAGGGTATTGGGGTTAACGATTTCGGTATAGTCGCCGATGCGAACAATTCCCAGTCCGCTCGAAATAGCGAGACAGCGTCCGGTGTTGCCGGGGCGGTAGAAGACGAGCAAATTATTGGTGGTTGTGGTCCCCCTGGGGGAAAATTCGACAGTGGTACCGTTTGTGAACGCCATGGCGATGCCGGTTTCGTTGTTGGTCAAAATGCTGACCCCTAGCTTTTCAAGATTGCGGGGGCCAGTGGGCAGGCAGGTCTGTGATGTTCCCTGAACCCGTGCCGTAATTGTATTGGGAACCAGCACACCCAAATCCACTTCACAAATTTGTCCCTGTTTGATGGCTTCGGACTGCGCTTCTTTGAGTGCGCCTTCCACCTGGGCGATCACGTCATCGACTTTTTTTCGGTTGAGCCATCCTAAAAAGCTGGGGACTGAGATCGCAGCAAAGATGCCCACAATTAAGCCAATAATCACCATTTCGGTGAGTGTAAAACCGTGCGGGGCCTTTTTATACGTTGTATACGTTAATCGACGGTTTGAAAGGAGACCCAGCATCATTCGCAGGCAAAGGAGGCGTTGGGGATGATTTCGGAGTAGGAGGTTGCGATCGCAGCCGCATCCATCGTATCAGTGTCATCGATAGGCTCCTCGCCCTCTGCGTACACCGCATAGCTCACGCTCAAAACGTTAAAGGGCGCAGTTGTTGCGGGCGACATCACGCGCCGAAGAACATAGGGTCTTTGACCCATTGCACTCTCTCGATCTAAATCTTGTGGACTAACGCTATCGCCAGTTTCTGAGTCCCCTTCTTTGATCAAGATATCGTCTCGCAGTAGATCGGCATAGCCCGCTGCTGCATTGCCAGCCGAGCAGCGATTGCTGTGTTCTGTCTCTTGAGGCACCCCACTACTGATGTTTAAGCGACTAGCTTCAAATCGGATATTCTCTGCATCTTGCTGCATCCAAGTTGTCGCCTCACTGAGCTCCTGACCTCGAACCTTAAACATTGCGGAAACCACAAATGCCTGTGTGGAAATACCCACAAAGGTCAGCGTCAGCAAGACCCCCACCAAAACTTCAACCAGAGTAAAACCCTGCTCCATTCGCTTTTTCTGTCTCAGGCTCAAGGCTAATATCAGCTTATCCATAGGTGTTTTGTCGATAAATCTTACAAAGGAACTGCACGGATTATCTTCTACTTGAAGTAAAGAAACTAAGGCACAGCCTGCTGAGTCTCCCACTGAGAGATCGGTTCTAACTGGGGCGGCAGGACAGCTCCGACGGGAGGACCATTGTTGATAGGATTCACAACAACGCCATTAGTGTCACCATCCCAACTATTGATCCAAAAAGCCCCCGTTATTTGGACTGCCGGAGTGCTGGGGTTGGCCGGAGTGCAGTCTCCCGCCGGTGTACCGCCAGAGATGAAATCAACATCATAATTAGGGGCATGGAAATGCACGTTGCATAGCACCGAGCCTTCATCGAGCTGAATATCAGACGTGCCGGAGGCATAGATAGTAACTCTAAAGGGATCATTTGCACCGCAGGGGGTAATTCCATCTGTCTGAACGCATTTTATAGCTTGCCCCCTGAGGTCTATATCTCCGCTTGTCCACAGCTCGACGACAGAACCACTCCAGATTTCTAAAGAGCGATTGAGCGTAGCGGTCTGATATCGATAGACCGTATTAGCAGGCGGGTTCTCTGCCCCTAGCGGACCACTCGCTGGTACCGCCAGCGGAGAGGCAGGTAGAGGTTCTATTATGGGTATGCCCTGACCGGACAAAGATTGATCAATCCGAATTAAGTTAGCCGAGGGACCGATATTGAGAGGCGCTGAACTGCAGTTACCCACGACCGTTCCTTCGATGGCGGGGCTATCGGCAATGGAACCTCTAACCCACACAGTTGCAACTTGATTGACGGGCCGAATTGGGAGAACAACCTGCACCTGAGAGATTGACTCGCCGGGTTCTCCGGCATTGACGCGCCCCTGCACTGTTAATGTGCCGTTGCTACCAGGGGTTCCCGGAGTGTCATAGACATAATCAACAACACGAAACTCTCCGTTGAGGGGTTGTGCGCCGGACTCGCTGGGATCGACATTCGGCCAATCCGACCCAGTAGAGAGTAGAGCAGCCAGTTCAGCGGTATTGACATTCCCAGGGCAGATATTAATGCTACCGAGATTATTCCAGCTTGCAGACCCTCTGTCGGGATACATTGCCAACGTTCGATGGCGGTTCAAAAAGGTCTGTACTTTGCTGACGCCGGATTCAGCGGCAGCAAGGCTTTTGGCGGTCGCTTTTTGAGCAGAGGCATTGACCTGATCGTTTTGAGATCGCACCACCATCGTCACCCCGAGCAACAGCATAATTAGCCCGACGCCAATAGCAACAGGTAAAGCAAAACCATCGTTATCAGGGAACGGGTTCCTATGCTCAGTCATAGAATTGTTCCTAGTAAACATATATCAACACTGGCGTCTGTCTTTTTTAACCCCTTTTAGACAGGTTCCTCTGGACGGTGAATACTGTCCAGAGGAATGCTAGCTTGTATATATTCTAAGCTTTTGTGTTGAAAACGTTGCAATGACGTAGGGATCAGTTCACTGTAGGAGTGATAGTGGCCCTAACGACTAGATCTTGCATGTCGAAGGCTGAGCTGCTGGTATCCGTTTCACCTAACTCGTAGATAAAGACAACCTCGTTACCGGCTAAGCTAACTTTGCCGTTGGCATCAGTAATGCTATCGAGATAGCTATCTAAGCTAGTTTGGTTGTCGAACGGGACGTAGTTAGGAACGGTGTCTCCATTCTGCAATGCAATTACTTGAGGTGAGCTAGAAGCAGAGTTAGCTTCGGTATAACTACCGTTGCAAGTCCCACTGCTAATATCCCCTTCTGAAATTCCGGTGATGTCAAGAGTCGTTCCTGCAGGAGCGTTGTCCCAGTTATGTACTGCAGCGGCCGAGGAAACTGTCTGAGTTGAGGTTGTGTTGCCAACAGTAAAATTTAAATCTGCACGAGTTGGAATATTAGCTCCGCCAGCGCCACAGGTAATGGCTCCACCCACGATTTCAATACGCATCGTGGAGTTTACGCCCGTTTTGATCGTGCCGTTGTTTTCCGTAAAAGTTGCACCAGATTGAGGAGTATAGGCTACAGGTGTTATTTGTTTTGCCCGCACTGCCATTTGAGAGTTCGTGGCATAGGTATCGGTCTGTTCTAAGACTTTGTTGATTCTGCCTGTTTGCTGTACTTGAGCAATCTTGCCGGTCGGATCAACACAAACATAAAATCCTGCTGCACCATTACCATTCCAGCCAGTGGGACAGGTTGGAGTGGTGCCATTGACTTCAATTTTGTCAATCAGAGGCTGATGGGACCAACTACCAGGATTAGCTGCATTGGTATAAGCGCCTGCATCATTCAAATCAGGTCCCCAACGATAAATAACCTTAGGTCCTTTCCATGTGTCATCAGCTGGATCAGCTAGGTAATAAATAACGGGTTCAGTGGCTTCAGCCATCTGCAACATGAGTACCCGCTGCACATTGGCCACGCCTATTGTGGTTTCAGGGGTAA
The genomic region above belongs to Acaryochloris thomasi RCC1774 and contains:
- a CDS encoding prepilin-type N-terminal cleavage/methylation domain-containing protein, with the translated sequence MDKLILALSLRQKKRMEQGFTLVEVLVGVLLTLTFVGISTQAFVVSAMFKVRGQELSEATTWMQQDAENIRFEASRLNISSGVPQETEHSNRCSAGNAAAGYADLLRDDILIKEGDSETGDSVSPQDLDRESAMGQRPYVLRRVMSPATTAPFNVLSVSYAVYAEGEEPIDDTDTMDAAAIATSYSEIIPNASFACE
- the remA gene encoding extracellular matrix/biofilm regulator RemA, which translates into the protein MDIRLINIGFGNIVSGNRVIAIVSPESAPIKRIITDARERGELIDATYGRRTRAVIVTDSGHVILSAIQPETVANRFLLNKDSRDEDD
- the gmk gene encoding guanylate kinase — translated: MSGLLVVLTGPSGVGKGTLLQALLQRHPDIYVSVSATTRSPRPGEVDGQHYYFWTPEKFQAMIAAGAFFEWAQFAGNFYGTPRAPVMQRVAQGQRVILEIELEGARQVRKTAPDAFQIFILPPSVEELERRIRDRGQDDEGAIARRLARAKVELAAADEFDLQIMNDDLPTALSALESALLGSQ
- a CDS encoding GspH/FimT family pseudopilin, which encodes MVIIGLIVGIFAAISVPSFLGWLNRKKVDDVIAQVEGALKEAQSEAIKQGQICEVDLGVLVPNTITARVQGTSQTCLPTGPRNLEKLGVSILTNNETGIAMAFTNGTTVEFSPRGTTTTNNLLVFYRPGNTGRCLAISSGLGIVRIGDYTEIVNPNTLSASNCETSG